The genomic region AATCGCTATGGTTTTGCCGTGGGAAAGCGATTGGGTGGGGCGGTTGTGCGCAATCGGGTGAGGAGGCGGCTGCGGGAGGTGGTGCGGCTCACTCCGATGAGGAGCGGCTGGGATATGGTGTTCATCGCCCGACAGACCGCTGCCGAAACCGATTACCATGCCCTGAGGGGGGCCACTGAGGAACTACTGGCTCGAGCGCAGCTACTGGGTGGCGGGAACGGATGAAGAGGATTGCTCTGGGCTTAATCAGTGGTTATCAGGTTACCATTTCACAGGTAACCGCTCACTCCTGCCGTTTTGTGCCCACTTGCTCGCAGTTTACCTATGAGGCAATTGCGAAGTACGGTCTCTTGCGGGGGGGTTGGATGGGGGCAAAGCGCCTCGCTCGTTGCCATCCGTTGAATCCCGGTGGGTTTGACCCGGTTCCTTGATGCCCCGGGTCTCCGCTGCCAGGAGGTTTTATTGACGAAAACAAAGACTTTTTTAATGCTGGCTTTGCTTGCCGTGGGGTGTCTGCTCCTTTCGGGGTGTGCTGCTACGATGATGGGCGCCGGGACGGGCTGGTCCGGGCCGGTAGTGGAGGATAATGTCCTCTATGTGGGCACCGCCGGTGGGAAGCTGGTAAGCTATAATCTAGAGAGTGACCCCCGGCCGTATGCTGAGGAGTGGTGGCGGTTTCCGCCAACGGGTGAGCCCTGGCCTGGAGGAGGGGAAGGAGGCGGTGGCTTCGGTAGCTTCCTTGCCTGTGCCCCCACGACGACAACGGCTATCTACAGCAGCCCCGTTGTGGAAGGGGGCATGGTCTATATCGGCGCCTACGAGGGCAGGGTATATGCGCTGAACTCCACCAGTCGCTTAGTCGGGTACTCTTTCCCCGAGGAGTCAGCCGGGGAGTGGGTCTACCCCAGGGAGGGAGAGGAAAGCATCGGCGACATCGTGGGCAGCCCGGTGGTCGCCGGCGGCATACTCTATGTCGGTTCTGCCGATGGCAATCTATATGCCATTGACACCGCCACCGGGAAGTTGGCATGGGACCGACCCCTCTATGAATCCGGGGATGATATATGGGCCACCCCGCTGGTTGATGATGGCGTGGTCTATATCGGCAGCTTTGACCGTAATCTCTATGCTTTAAATGCCACGGATGGCACGATGCTCTGGGCATTCGAAGCGAAAGGGGCGATCGTCGCTACACCGCTTATATACAGCGATACCATCTACATCGGCTCCTTCGACCGCGAATTCTACGCCATTGACGCCAGCACGGGGAAGGCCAAAGTGGGCTTTACCCCTTTCCATGCGGACAACTGGTTCTGGGGTAAGGCAGTGGCCTATGATGATACCATCATGATCGGCAGCCTCGATGGTCGGATCTATGCCCTCGATGCCGAAAGCGGAGAGTCTAAGTGGGAATATGAAACCGGGGGGTCGGTCCGCGGCGACCCCGCCCTGATTGGCGACCTGGCTATATTCGGCTCCGATAACGGAAGGGTCTATGCTATAAACGCTTCTAATGGGCAGGAAGCCTGGCATTACCCCACGGGGGAGGATTATTTCGGTCCAATTCGTGCATCCCTTTATGCCGGGGATGACGAGGTGTATGTTTATGACACGCAGAACAGCAAGATTTTCGCTCTGGGGGCGGAGCACGGCGATCTGTTATGGAGCGTGTCCACGCTCGAGTGAGCATGTTAGAGAATTTTCCTGATGAGTAGAAACCGCCTGATATTAATCCTCGTCGCCGCTGCGGTGATTGTCCTTTCATTAACCTATGGGCTTGTCAACACCTTTGATCTCATCCTGCTCCAGCCCATGCTCAATTTCATGATCCTGGTCTCCAATGCTCTCTTTAATAGCTTCGGCCTGGCGATCATCGTCCTGGTCATCGTTGTGCGCCTGCTGATGACGCCCCTAACCCTGAGGCAACTGCACCACACCCGGGCGATGAGCCTGATGGGGCCGAAGATAAAGGAGCTCCAAAAGAAGTACGCCAAGGATAAAAAGAAGCTCCAGCAGGAGATGGCGAATGTGTATAAGGAGAGCGGGATAAGCCCCATGGGCTGCGTGGGGCCCATGTTGATTCAGCTTCCCCTCTGGATCGCCCTCTATCGCTCCATCCTGGGAGCTGTGGCGACAACCCCCGAGGCACTGCTGGGTCTTTCCCATAATCTCTATTCCCTGTCGGCGATTCATCATGCGGTTCCCCTAAATGGGGATTTCCTCTGGCTCAACCTGGCCCAGCCTGATGTGCCCCCTAATGGGTATTTCATCCTGCCCGTTCTGGTAGCGGCCTCGATGTGGGTGCTGCAAAAGATGTCCACCGTGCCCACACCGGACCAGCAGCAGCAGTCGATGAACAAAATGATGATCTGGATGATGCCCCTTATGTTTGCATTTTTCACCCTCGCCTTCCCCAGCGGGCTGGCGCTGTTCTGGGTGGTATCCAATATAATTGGCATTATAACGCAGTATTTTATCACCGGGTGGGGCTCGCTTTTCGTGAAAGCCCCGGCTGCGGCACCAAAGGTGGCTATAGAGCAGAGTATAGAAACACCCGAGGCGGCCATTCAAGAGGAGAAATTGGCTGCTGAGAGGGAGAAACAACAAGAGAGGGTGGCGCATGGAAAGTCTCGAGACAAGCGCAAAGACCGTGGAAGAAGCCGTCGAACTGGCACTAGAAAAACTCGGCGCAAGCCGTGAAGAAGTGGAGGTGGTAGTCCTAAAAGAGGGAAAGCCAGGAATTTTCGGTTTTGGCGGTGAGGATGCAACGGTCAGGGTAGTCAGGCGGCAAACTGATGAGGTGAGGCAGGAGGCGGCCGCCCTGGCCAGGCAGATGCTGGAGAAGATTCTTTCCCTGATGAGGGTATCGGCCTCCATAGAGGAGAAAGAGACATCCCAAGAGGAGCGAGCCCTTATCGGCCTAGAGATCAACGGCGATGATCTGGGCATTCTAATCGGGAGGAGGGGTCAGACCCTGGCCTCGCTGCAATACCTGGTCTACCTCATGGTGAGCCATCAATTGAAGGCTCGTGTAAGCATGACTATAGATGTAGCCGGCTATCGGGAGCGCCGCATGGAGGCGCTCAGGGATCTGGCGTGGCGCACGGCGGAGCGTGTTACGGCAACCGGGCAGACGGTGCCACTGGAGCCGATGCCGGCAAGCGAGCGCCGCATCATTCACCTGGCGCTCAGGGACTGCCAAGGGGTTATCACTCAGAGTGTCGGCGAGGGTGATTATCGTAAGGTGACCATCCTCAAAGGGGAGTAGTTTGAGCCTTGACTTAGCCATTGGACATGCGAATCTCTTTCTGTATTATTTTATTAAAAAAAAGATGCTTTATTTTCCTGGCCTCAACTGGGGGAGAGGCGCATGTTTATAAAAGTGTTTGAGGAAGGGTGAAAAGGCGAAGACGGAGAAGAGTAAGAGGGAGAAGGCGCTTAGCGAGTCTGGTATGGTGAGAGCAGATGCGACCTGCCTTCTGAAAATCCCTCCCGAGCTGCTAACCGAACGCGACAGTCTTAGGCGTCAGTAGGCTTGGCCGGCCTCGTCGGCCGTTATACAAGACGAACCCCACATGGCGGGGTTTGATGAGGGCCCCGATAGCGGGGAATTAGGGTGGTACCGCGGGCATGAAGCCCGTCCCTTGTGGGCGGGCTTATTTAGATTAAGAGAGGCCATATCTACCCAACTGGTGAGAACATAATGTTTGAGCAGGGGCAAAAAGGCGAGGAGATGTTCCGGCCGGTGCCGGGCAAGATAAGCTTTCCTGAGCTGGAGAAGCGCATCCTCCAGTTCTGGAGGGAGGAGCGCATCTACCAGCGGAGCGTTGCCGAGCGAGAAACCTCTCCCCTCTTTGTCCTTTACGAGGGGCCGCCTACCGCAAACGCAAGCCCCGGGGTACACCATATCCTTTCTCGGGTGTTCAAGGATGTCATCCCCCGCTACAAGACGATGAAGGGGTACTGCGCCCCGCGGAAGGCGGGCTGGGATACCCACGGGCTACCGGTGGAGCTGGAGATAGAGCGGGAGCTGGGTTTCTCCTCAAAGGTGGAGATCGAGGCCTACGGGGTTTCCCGTTTTAATGAGCGCTGCCGGGAGAGCGTGTTTCGCTATCAGCGGGAGTGGGAGGAGGTGACCGAGCGTATCGGTTTCTGGCTCGACATGGAGCACCCGTATGTAACGCTGGATAATAGTTATATCGAGTCCTGCTGGTGGGTGATCAAGCAGCTATGGGAGAAGGGGCTGATCTATCAGGGCTACAGGGTCACCCCCCACTGCCCCCGGTGTGGCACCTCGCTATCGTCCCATGAGGTAGCCCTGGGCTACGAGGAGACGGATGACCCCTCGGTCTGGATAAAGTTCAAGGTTGCGAAAAGGGCCATGGGATATTTAGAAAAACTTGGCGCCCGGCTTGATTTACCAACCTACCTTCTCGCTTGGACGACAACTCCCTGGACACTGCCCGGCAATACCAGCCTGGCCGTTGCTCCTGAGGCGGATTATGCTATTGCCAAAGTGGAGATTGATAATCGTGAGGAGCAAATCATTCTAGCAGAGGCCCTCCTTGAAAGCTCGTTGGTTCATCCCTATCAGGTTCTAAGCACCTGTAAGGGAAGTGAACTTGTAGGAATGCGATTGCACGAACAAGGGGTAGAGTATGAGCCTCTTTACACCTTTTCTCCGGAATTTTACCGGACATTCGTTTACAAGCCCGGGGTTGAAGTTGGACCTGGAGGGTTAGCAAAGGAGCATCCTGGCAGAGGCGAGAATTTTTTCCTAATTGCAGCGGACTTTGTGGTACTTGATGAGGGCACCGGCATCGTGCATATTGCCCCTGCCTTTGGGGAGGTGG from Dehalococcoidia bacterium harbors:
- a CDS encoding YidC/Oxa1 family membrane protein insertase; translation: MSRNRLILILVAAAVIVLSLTYGLVNTFDLILLQPMLNFMILVSNALFNSFGLAIIVLVIVVRLLMTPLTLRQLHHTRAMSLMGPKIKELQKKYAKDKKKLQQEMANVYKESGISPMGCVGPMLIQLPLWIALYRSILGAVATTPEALLGLSHNLYSLSAIHHAVPLNGDFLWLNLAQPDVPPNGYFILPVLVAASMWVLQKMSTVPTPDQQQQSMNKMMIWMMPLMFAFFTLAFPSGLALFWVVSNIIGIITQYFITGWGSLFVKAPAAAPKVAIEQSIETPEAAIQEEKLAAEREKQQERVAHGKSRDKRKDRGRSRRTGTRKTRRKP
- the jag gene encoding RNA-binding cell elongation regulator Jag/EloR; the encoded protein is MESLETSAKTVEEAVELALEKLGASREEVEVVVLKEGKPGIFGFGGEDATVRVVRRQTDEVRQEAAALARQMLEKILSLMRVSASIEEKETSQEERALIGLEINGDDLGILIGRRGQTLASLQYLVYLMVSHQLKARVSMTIDVAGYRERRMEALRDLAWRTAERVTATGQTVPLEPMPASERRIIHLALRDCQGVITQSVGEGDYRKVTILKGE
- a CDS encoding PQQ-binding-like beta-propeller repeat protein; translation: MTKTKTFLMLALLAVGCLLLSGCAATMMGAGTGWSGPVVEDNVLYVGTAGGKLVSYNLESDPRPYAEEWWRFPPTGEPWPGGGEGGGGFGSFLACAPTTTTAIYSSPVVEGGMVYIGAYEGRVYALNSTSRLVGYSFPEESAGEWVYPREGEESIGDIVGSPVVAGGILYVGSADGNLYAIDTATGKLAWDRPLYESGDDIWATPLVDDGVVYIGSFDRNLYALNATDGTMLWAFEAKGAIVATPLIYSDTIYIGSFDREFYAIDASTGKAKVGFTPFHADNWFWGKAVAYDDTIMIGSLDGRIYALDAESGESKWEYETGGSVRGDPALIGDLAIFGSDNGRVYAINASNGQEAWHYPTGEDYFGPIRASLYAGDDEVYVYDTQNSKIFALGAEHGDLLWSVSTLE
- the yidD gene encoding membrane protein insertion efficiency factor YidD; the protein is MKRIALGLISGYQVTISQVTAHSCRFVPTCSQFTYEAIAKYGLLRGGWMGAKRLARCHPLNPGGFDPVP
- the rnpA gene encoding ribonuclease P protein component gives rise to the protein MVKAERLAGRREFEAVFTGGKSWANNLVALRVLPNGSGSNRYGFAVGKRLGGAVVRNRVRRRLREVVRLTPMRSGWDMVFIARQTAAETDYHALRGATEELLARAQLLGGGNG